In Asanoa sp. WMMD1127, one genomic interval encodes:
- a CDS encoding DUF3159 domain-containing protein translates to MADESLNDLLGGRRGAIEASLPPLAFGVGWAVAGGSILGGVIAALAVGTAVAVWRLSRGHRPMAVVISLFGVCLAALIVLRTGRAADFFLLQLLSNAASALAWLVSIAIRWPLLGVVVGFALGQKTRWRRDPALVRAYGWGSVVWVMQYVVRVAVFLPLYAADRVLALTAARVALTWPLVAACVAVSWWVVRRTLPPGHPGLRNPVPA, encoded by the coding sequence ATGGCCGACGAGTCGCTCAACGACCTGCTCGGCGGCCGCCGCGGGGCGATCGAGGCGTCACTGCCGCCGCTCGCGTTCGGCGTCGGCTGGGCGGTGGCGGGCGGCTCGATCCTCGGCGGCGTGATCGCCGCGCTCGCCGTCGGCACCGCCGTCGCGGTGTGGCGGCTCTCCCGGGGTCACCGCCCGATGGCCGTGGTGATCAGCCTCTTCGGCGTGTGCCTGGCCGCCCTGATCGTGCTGCGCACGGGCCGCGCCGCCGACTTCTTCCTGCTGCAACTGCTCAGCAACGCGGCCAGCGCGCTGGCCTGGCTGGTCAGCATCGCCATCCGCTGGCCACTGCTCGGCGTCGTCGTCGGTTTCGCCCTGGGCCAGAAGACCCGGTGGCGCCGCGACCCGGCCCTGGTTCGGGCGTACGGCTGGGGGAGCGTCGTCTGGGTCATGCAGTACGTGGTCCGGGTGGCGGTGTTCCTGCCGCTGTACGCCGCCGACCGGGTGCTGGCCCTGACCGCGGCCCGGGTGGCGCTGACCTGGCCACTGGTCGCGGCCTGTGTGGCGGTCAGCTGGTGGGTGGTCCGCCGAACGCTCCCGCCGGGCCATCCCGGCCTACGCAACCCGGTCCCGGCCTAG
- a CDS encoding cysteine hydrolase, producing MPAPSNGFESKRTALLVMDFQNGIVGRLPDADALVGRVRDAIADVRAHEGVIGYVRVAFTDDDYASVPATNARFAAAAESRALTDDDPSTAIVDALAPQDGDIVVRKVRIGAMSTTDLDQRLRARGVNTVVLAGVSTSGVVLSTVMDAADRDYRVYVLSDGVADTDTDVHEILLDKVFGRRGTVIDTAELHNMLEKAV from the coding sequence ATGCCAGCGCCGTCGAACGGGTTCGAGTCGAAACGCACCGCGTTGCTGGTGATGGATTTCCAGAACGGGATCGTCGGGCGGCTACCGGACGCCGACGCGCTCGTCGGCCGGGTGCGCGACGCGATCGCGGACGTCCGGGCCCACGAGGGCGTCATCGGGTACGTGCGGGTCGCGTTCACGGACGACGACTACGCCAGCGTGCCGGCGACGAACGCCCGGTTCGCGGCCGCCGCGGAAAGCCGGGCGCTGACCGACGACGACCCGAGCACGGCGATCGTCGACGCCCTCGCACCGCAGGACGGCGACATCGTCGTGCGCAAGGTCCGCATCGGCGCCATGTCGACCACCGACCTCGACCAACGGTTACGCGCCCGCGGCGTCAACACCGTCGTCCTCGCCGGCGTCAGCACCAGCGGCGTCGTCCTCTCGACGGTGATGGACGCGGCCGACCGGGACTACCGCGTCTACGTCCTGTCCGACGGTGTCGCCGACACGGACACCGACGTGCACGAGATCCTGCTCGACAAGGTCTTCGGCCGCCGCGGCACCGTGATCGACACGGCCGAGCTGCACAACATGCTCGAAAAGGCGGTCTGA
- a CDS encoding globin domain-containing protein, whose protein sequence is MTEETSSSHQADAKLLEASLEVVADRADALIASFYDRLFTEYPAVRPMFPTNMSAQQDKLLGAIVALVTNYENPEALRPTLEALGAKHDSWGVRPEHYTAVAGCLLATLREYAGEAFTPEVEGAWVRAYTFAAGTMMQGAALRQSETQAA, encoded by the coding sequence ATGACCGAGGAGACCAGCTCCAGCCACCAGGCCGACGCGAAGCTCCTGGAAGCCAGCCTGGAAGTAGTCGCCGACCGCGCCGACGCGCTGATCGCGTCGTTCTACGACCGCCTCTTCACCGAGTACCCGGCCGTCCGCCCGATGTTCCCGACGAACATGAGCGCCCAACAGGACAAACTCCTGGGCGCGATCGTCGCGCTGGTGACCAACTACGAAAACCCCGAGGCCCTCCGCCCCACGTTGGAAGCCCTGGGCGCGAAACACGACAGCTGGGGCGTACGCCCGGAGCACTACACCGCCGTAGCCGGCTGCCTGCTGGCCACGCTCCGCGAGTACGCCGGCGAAGCTTTCACCCCGGAAGTAGAAGGCGCCTGGGTCCGCGCCTACACCTTCGCCGCCGGCACCATGATGCAAGGCGCCGCCCTACGCCAATCCGAAACCCAAGCCGCCTAA
- a CDS encoding DUF58 domain-containing protein, whose protein sequence is MRPTARGLGLAAAGVALVVVGWRFGYAELAALGGAALVAVVFAVLHAAWRPRLSVTRVVEPDRVGRGEPAGVTLTVRNSARLRAANLVAHDRCGAATVPVPVLRLRPGRDTTVDYPVPTTRRGVVPVGPLRVARRDPLGLVTAARSHGGASTVWVHPRIHPLTAVPAGAMRSLDGRVDSVPHGTITFDSLREYVVGDELRRVHWRTSARVGELMVREQLDTSLPRLVVLVDNRTTAHPDRSGGEAPTFEAACEAAASVVTAAAREDVDVTLLLVAGETAPASHPLDRLAEAELVAGDLKAATDRLRQQRAGDTVIFLTGAGARAHGDLGLIGSLRGPYAAVVATVFGDGGTPSTADGMVVLDATDGEAFAAAWDGVRGW, encoded by the coding sequence GTGCGGCCGACCGCCCGGGGACTCGGGCTGGCCGCAGCCGGCGTCGCGTTGGTCGTCGTCGGCTGGCGGTTCGGCTATGCCGAGCTTGCCGCGCTCGGCGGGGCCGCGCTGGTCGCGGTCGTGTTCGCCGTGCTGCACGCCGCCTGGCGGCCGCGGCTGTCGGTGACGCGGGTCGTCGAGCCCGACCGGGTCGGCCGCGGCGAGCCGGCCGGCGTGACGCTCACCGTCCGCAACAGCGCCCGCCTCCGCGCCGCCAACCTGGTCGCGCACGACCGGTGCGGCGCGGCCACGGTGCCCGTGCCGGTGCTGCGCCTGCGACCCGGCCGGGACACCACTGTGGACTATCCGGTGCCGACGACCCGGCGGGGCGTCGTGCCGGTCGGGCCGCTGCGGGTGGCGCGGCGCGACCCGCTCGGCCTGGTCACCGCGGCCCGGTCGCACGGCGGCGCCAGCACCGTGTGGGTGCATCCCCGGATCCATCCGCTCACGGCCGTGCCGGCCGGCGCGATGCGCAGCCTCGACGGCCGGGTCGACAGTGTCCCGCACGGCACGATCACGTTCGACTCGCTGCGGGAGTACGTCGTCGGCGACGAGCTGCGCCGTGTCCACTGGCGCACCAGCGCGCGGGTCGGCGAGCTGATGGTCCGCGAGCAGCTCGACACCAGCCTGCCCCGACTGGTCGTACTCGTCGACAACCGGACGACCGCCCACCCCGACCGCAGCGGCGGCGAGGCGCCCACGTTCGAGGCGGCCTGTGAGGCGGCGGCCTCGGTGGTCACCGCCGCGGCCCGCGAGGACGTCGACGTGACCCTGCTGCTGGTCGCCGGCGAAACCGCCCCGGCGTCGCACCCGCTCGACCGGCTCGCCGAGGCCGAGCTGGTGGCCGGCGACCTCAAGGCCGCCACCGACCGCCTCCGTCAGCAACGGGCCGGCGACACCGTGATCTTCCTGACCGGCGCCGGTGCCCGCGCCCACGGGGACCTCGGGCTGATCGGCTCCCTCCGCGGCCCGTACGCCGCCGTGGTCGCGACCGTCTTCGGCGACGGCGGCACACCGTCCACCGCCGACGGCATGGTCGTCCTCGACGCCACCGACGGCGAGGCCTTCGCGGCCGCCTGGGACGGTGTCCGCGGATGGTGA
- a CDS encoding MFS transporter, with translation MAIQVRSGGRVPHKWSVLSNTTLGMLMATVNASILIISLPAIFRGIHLDPLAPGNVSYLLWMLMGYLLVTAVLVVSLGRLGDMFGRVRIYNAGFAVFALASVACLLTPGTGRLAALWLIGWRIVQGVGGAMLMANSAAIITDTFPASQRGTALGVNQVAGLAGSFVGLVLGGVLSAWHWRSIFAVSALVGVVGAGWAYRNLRETVSRRPGVRIDWWGNATLAVGLTVLLAALTYGIQPYRDHVEGWANPLVFGGLTAGAVLLVAFCVIETRVAQPMFHLRLFTIQAFWAGNAAALFNAVARGGLQFMLIIWLQGIWLPLRGYSFEDTPLWAGIYLVPLTIGFIVAGPVSGYLSDRYGAKLLATGGLVVMAATFVGLLLIPVNFSYPTFALLLFLNGVGSGLFSAPNTTAVMNAVPAGERGVASGIRATFQNAGMVLSIGVFFSLLIAGLSSSLPDALRSGLTGQGVPPDAVSSVVAVPPVSVMFAAFLGTNPIGTLLDQAGVTAQVPPSTLAHLTGGTFLPGVLSGPFHDGLIVVFILAAVLAAAGAVVSLFRGGVYIHADSTAGGSSDGPVVGPDSSVAASSGTGAGGGSPSANGRAAVAGPSGERQRAGKSQVGRRPATGREASQ, from the coding sequence ATGGCGATCCAGGTCCGGTCCGGCGGACGCGTACCGCACAAGTGGTCGGTGTTGTCGAACACCACCCTCGGCATGCTGATGGCGACGGTCAACGCGTCGATCCTGATCATCTCGCTGCCGGCGATCTTCCGCGGCATCCATCTCGACCCGCTCGCGCCGGGCAACGTCAGCTACCTGCTCTGGATGCTGATGGGCTACCTGCTGGTGACGGCGGTGCTCGTGGTGTCGCTCGGCCGGCTCGGCGACATGTTCGGACGCGTGCGGATATACAACGCCGGCTTCGCCGTGTTCGCGCTCGCCTCGGTGGCCTGCCTGCTGACGCCGGGCACCGGGCGCCTGGCCGCGCTGTGGCTGATCGGCTGGCGGATCGTCCAGGGCGTCGGCGGCGCCATGCTCATGGCCAACTCCGCCGCGATCATCACGGACACCTTTCCCGCATCCCAACGGGGTACGGCGCTCGGCGTCAACCAGGTGGCCGGGCTCGCCGGCAGCTTCGTCGGGCTGGTGCTGGGCGGCGTGCTGTCGGCGTGGCACTGGCGGTCGATCTTCGCGGTCAGCGCGCTGGTGGGCGTGGTCGGCGCCGGCTGGGCGTACCGGAACCTGCGTGAGACCGTCTCCCGCCGGCCGGGCGTGCGCATCGACTGGTGGGGCAACGCGACGCTGGCGGTGGGACTCACCGTGCTGCTGGCGGCGCTGACGTACGGCATCCAGCCGTACCGTGATCATGTCGAGGGTTGGGCCAATCCGCTCGTGTTCGGCGGCCTGACCGCGGGCGCGGTGCTGCTGGTCGCGTTCTGCGTGATCGAGACGCGGGTGGCGCAGCCGATGTTCCACCTGCGCCTGTTCACGATCCAGGCCTTCTGGGCGGGGAACGCGGCGGCCCTGTTCAACGCCGTCGCCCGCGGTGGTCTGCAGTTCATGCTGATCATCTGGCTGCAGGGGATCTGGCTGCCGCTGCGCGGGTACTCGTTCGAGGACACGCCACTGTGGGCCGGCATCTATCTCGTGCCGTTGACGATCGGCTTCATCGTGGCGGGTCCGGTGAGTGGCTACCTTTCGGACCGGTACGGCGCGAAACTGCTGGCGACCGGCGGCCTGGTGGTGATGGCGGCGACGTTCGTGGGGCTGCTGCTGATCCCGGTCAACTTCAGCTATCCGACGTTCGCGCTGCTGCTGTTCCTCAACGGCGTCGGCTCGGGCCTGTTCTCGGCGCCCAACACGACCGCGGTGATGAACGCGGTGCCGGCGGGGGAGCGCGGCGTCGCCTCGGGGATCCGGGCCACCTTCCAGAACGCGGGCATGGTGCTGTCGATCGGCGTGTTCTTCTCGCTGCTGATCGCGGGCCTGTCGTCGTCGTTGCCGGACGCGCTGCGGTCGGGCCTGACCGGGCAGGGCGTACCCCCGGACGCGGTTTCGTCGGTCGTCGCGGTGCCGCCGGTGTCGGTGATGTTCGCGGCGTTCCTGGGCACGAACCCGATCGGCACCCTCCTCGACCAGGCCGGGGTCACGGCACAGGTGCCGCCTTCGACGTTGGCCCACCTGACCGGGGGCACCTTCCTGCCGGGGGTCCTGAGCGGGCCGTTCCACGACGGCCTGATCGTGGTGTTCATCCTGGCGGCGGTGCTGGCGGCTGCGGGGGCGGTGGTTTCGCTGTTCCGTGGCGGGGTCTACATCCACGCGGATTCGACGGCGGGCGGGTCGAGCGACGGCCCGGTGGTCGGGCCGGATTCGTCAGTCGCGGCATCAAGCGGCACTGGCGCGGGCGGCGGTTCGCCGTCCGCCAACGGTCGGGCAGCTGTCGCCGGACCGTCGGGCGAGCGCCAGCGAGCAGGGAAGTCCCAGGTTGGCCGGCGGCCCGCGACCGGTCGCGAGGCATCGCAGTAG
- a CDS encoding transglutaminase domain-containing protein, giving the protein MVMRFARSAVPPLVLVVMIAAAALALGRVYAGAVLVPLVAGAGAGAVLVSVAARRAPSWLVAPVSVVGMAGYTLGALWWAADRAGLPGPLRDLVVEAARNGIPRLLTALIPVEPTPDTVIVPVVAGWLAGLAGAELGLRWGRLLIGYGPPVLLFAGALYVVGPNAAPALVPALMIVIAAAAGLAVTGRPAAPDADLPRSTRLALQTRAVLAALAAIALVAATAPLITGRVEATPVDPRQYVQPPQVDSLDENPLIRISGWALNPDQKLFDVRSDRAEPTRIRLAVLSDYDGITWRVGAVYRGAGRVLPAPATLPGNAAAPVSQRIEIGDLSGRLLPAVPTPSQVDGVRVAYDPATGTMIEPDGLRPGLAYSVSSLAEQPDLNLLTAAEVPFGDGIARMLALGAGAPDPIRALSDRLATESGGGAYQRALGIEEYLATHYKLVADAPSGHAYPNLAFFLFGPANGGGREGTSEQFAASYAVLARMMGLPTRIVVGFRSATGTGPVRGADAQAWPEVFFTDVGWVPFDPLPKPDTVPEPPEQEPPKPEPPTPPPSEAPLPTLEPAASPTATPLAAVAPGGSGAASAYAIGGSGVVIVVLAAMCALVVLRRGLSRRRLATGPPGERVAGAWLEVRDALRLAGRPAAAHLSATELAAHAAAAARPAVSPRDPAAPLVAGDDPPPELATLVDLVNRDAFAPAQTGDAEADEAETAARAYTARLRATQSRWRRAMWPFHPGPLRWQRSRDRGDGP; this is encoded by the coding sequence ATGGTGATGCGGTTCGCCCGGTCGGCCGTACCGCCGCTCGTGCTCGTCGTGATGATCGCGGCGGCGGCGCTGGCGCTCGGCCGCGTCTACGCCGGCGCGGTCCTGGTGCCGCTGGTCGCCGGGGCCGGCGCGGGCGCGGTGCTCGTCTCCGTCGCAGCCCGCCGCGCCCCGTCCTGGCTGGTGGCGCCGGTGTCCGTGGTCGGCATGGCCGGCTACACGCTCGGCGCGCTCTGGTGGGCCGCCGACCGCGCCGGTCTCCCGGGGCCCCTGCGGGACCTCGTCGTCGAGGCCGCCCGCAACGGCATCCCGCGACTGCTCACCGCGCTGATCCCCGTGGAGCCGACGCCCGACACCGTGATCGTGCCCGTGGTCGCCGGCTGGCTCGCCGGCCTCGCGGGCGCCGAGCTCGGACTGCGGTGGGGCCGCCTGCTCATCGGGTACGGACCACCCGTCCTCCTTTTCGCCGGCGCCCTCTACGTCGTGGGACCCAACGCGGCGCCGGCGCTCGTACCCGCGCTGATGATCGTCATCGCCGCGGCGGCAGGGCTCGCGGTCACCGGCCGGCCGGCCGCGCCCGACGCGGACCTCCCCCGCTCGACCCGGCTCGCGCTCCAGACCCGGGCGGTGCTGGCCGCGCTCGCCGCGATCGCGCTCGTCGCCGCGACCGCACCGCTGATCACCGGGCGGGTCGAGGCCACACCGGTCGACCCACGGCAGTACGTGCAGCCCCCGCAGGTCGACAGCCTCGACGAGAACCCGCTGATCCGCATCTCGGGCTGGGCGCTCAACCCCGACCAGAAGCTGTTCGACGTGCGCAGCGACCGCGCCGAGCCGACCCGGATCCGGCTGGCGGTGCTCTCCGACTACGACGGGATCACGTGGCGGGTCGGCGCGGTCTACCGGGGCGCGGGCCGGGTGCTGCCCGCCCCGGCGACGCTGCCCGGCAACGCCGCCGCACCGGTGAGCCAACGGATCGAGATCGGCGACCTGTCGGGGCGGTTACTCCCGGCCGTCCCCACACCGTCGCAAGTGGACGGTGTGCGGGTGGCCTACGACCCGGCGACCGGCACCATGATCGAGCCGGACGGGTTGCGGCCCGGGCTGGCGTACTCGGTGTCGTCGCTCGCCGAACAACCCGACCTCAACCTGCTCACCGCCGCCGAGGTGCCGTTCGGAGACGGCATCGCGCGGATGCTGGCGCTCGGCGCCGGCGCGCCCGACCCGATCCGCGCGCTGTCCGACCGCCTCGCCACGGAGTCCGGCGGCGGCGCCTACCAGCGGGCGCTGGGCATCGAGGAATATCTGGCCACCCACTACAAGCTGGTCGCCGACGCGCCGAGCGGCCACGCGTACCCCAATCTCGCGTTCTTCCTCTTCGGCCCGGCCAACGGCGGCGGACGGGAGGGCACCTCGGAACAGTTCGCCGCGTCGTACGCCGTGCTCGCCCGTATGATGGGACTGCCGACCCGGATCGTGGTCGGCTTCCGCAGCGCCACCGGCACGGGCCCGGTGCGCGGCGCCGACGCCCAGGCCTGGCCCGAGGTCTTCTTCACCGACGTGGGCTGGGTCCCGTTCGACCCGCTGCCGAAGCCCGACACGGTGCCGGAGCCGCCGGAGCAGGAGCCACCGAAACCCGAGCCGCCGACACCGCCACCCTCCGAGGCGCCGCTGCCGACGCTCGAGCCCGCGGCGTCCCCCACCGCCACCCCGCTCGCGGCGGTCGCACCGGGCGGTTCGGGCGCGGCGTCCGCGTACGCGATCGGCGGCAGCGGTGTGGTGATCGTCGTGCTCGCGGCGATGTGCGCGCTCGTGGTGCTGCGGCGCGGGCTGAGCCGGCGCCGGCTGGCGACCGGCCCGCCGGGTGAGCGGGTGGCCGGGGCCTGGCTGGAGGTGCGCGACGCGTTGCGGCTCGCGGGCCGACCCGCCGCGGCGCACCTGTCGGCGACGGAGCTGGCCGCGCACGCGGCGGCCGCGGCCCGGCCGGCGGTTTCCCCGCGAGATCCTGCCGCCCCGCTCGTGGCCGGGGACGACCCGCCGCCGGAGTTGGCGACGCTCGTCGACCTGGTCAACCGTGACGCCTTCGCACCGGCCCAGACCGGCGACGCCGAGGCCGACGAGGCGGAGACGGCGGCGCGCGCCTACACGGCCCGACTGCGTGCCACTCAATCCCGCTGGCGCCGGGCGATGTGGCCGTTCCATCCAGGCCCGCTGCGCTGGCAGCGATCCCGCGACCGCGGCGACGGACCGTAA
- a CDS encoding SDR family oxidoreductase codes for MELSGKVVVITGAAGGIGAALARRFAAEGAAGLLLADLDTTAVEVLAASIDNARGVGCDVTDPAQVAALVDAAEESFGPVDLFCSNAGITTGTGLDTTDETWDRAWSINVHAHVVAARAVLPSMLDRGTGYLLQTCSAAGLLTAVGDAPYAVTKHAAVGFAEWLSMTYGDRGIRVSALCPQGVSTPMLEQGLARGHAGAQVTAAAGAVLTAEEVADAVIDGLAAERFLILPHPEVATYQRRKSENPDRWLASMRKLISRVSSSA; via the coding sequence ATGGAGCTGAGCGGCAAGGTCGTCGTCATCACAGGCGCGGCCGGCGGCATCGGCGCCGCCCTGGCCCGCCGTTTCGCCGCCGAGGGCGCGGCCGGCCTGCTCCTCGCCGACCTCGACACGACGGCGGTCGAGGTGCTCGCGGCGTCGATCGACAACGCCCGCGGCGTCGGTTGCGACGTCACCGACCCCGCCCAGGTCGCCGCCCTGGTCGACGCGGCCGAGGAGTCGTTCGGCCCGGTCGACCTGTTCTGCTCCAACGCCGGCATCACGACCGGCACCGGCCTCGACACGACCGACGAGACCTGGGACCGCGCCTGGTCGATCAACGTGCACGCCCACGTGGTGGCCGCCCGGGCGGTGCTCCCCTCGATGCTCGACCGCGGCACCGGCTACTTGTTGCAGACCTGCTCCGCGGCCGGCCTGCTGACGGCGGTCGGCGACGCCCCCTATGCGGTGACGAAGCACGCCGCCGTCGGCTTCGCCGAGTGGCTGTCGATGACCTACGGCGACCGCGGCATCCGGGTCAGCGCGCTGTGCCCCCAGGGCGTGAGCACGCCCATGCTCGAGCAGGGCCTGGCCCGCGGCCACGCCGGCGCCCAGGTCACCGCCGCCGCCGGCGCGGTCCTGACAGCCGAGGAGGTCGCCGACGCGGTGATCGACGGCCTCGCCGCCGAACGCTTCCTGATCCTTCCCCACCCCGAGGTGGCGACGTATCAGCGGCGCAAGTCCGAAAACCCCGACCGCTGGCTGGCCTCGATGCGCAAACTCATCAGCCGCGTCTCCTCCTCCGCCTGA
- a CDS encoding LLM class F420-dependent oxidoreductase, whose product MTVPFAGIPLADHGRLYALLHDAGFTDLWTSEVAGTDAFTPLTIGAITTPKMRLGTAVTPVFTRGPGLLAMTAAALAETAPGRFVLGIGASSPVVVGDWNAVPFKEPYKRSRDMLRFLRPALAGETVDGEFDTFAVRRFRLERPPATPPPILLAALRPAMLRLAATEADGTILNWLAATDVSKAVGALGDRPANFEIAARIFICPTDDADHARAVGRRMITSYLTVPAYAEFHRWLGNSDLLDPVWTAWAAGDRRGALAAVPDELVDALIIHGTPHQCKEQIMRYVEAGVTTPIMAPLPTPELTAGGAEALFTLIGELGAPSTVERG is encoded by the coding sequence ATGACGGTCCCGTTCGCCGGGATCCCGTTGGCCGACCACGGTCGGCTCTATGCGCTGTTACACGACGCCGGCTTCACCGACCTCTGGACCTCGGAGGTCGCCGGCACCGACGCGTTCACGCCGCTGACCATCGGCGCGATCACCACGCCGAAGATGCGGCTCGGCACCGCCGTCACCCCGGTCTTCACCCGCGGGCCCGGCCTGCTGGCGATGACGGCGGCGGCGCTGGCCGAGACCGCGCCGGGCCGGTTCGTGCTGGGCATCGGCGCCTCGTCGCCGGTCGTCGTCGGTGACTGGAACGCGGTGCCGTTCAAGGAGCCCTACAAGCGCAGCCGCGACATGCTGCGCTTCCTGCGGCCCGCGCTCGCCGGAGAGACGGTCGACGGTGAGTTCGACACGTTCGCGGTGCGCCGCTTCCGCCTCGAACGCCCGCCCGCGACGCCACCGCCGATTTTGCTCGCCGCGCTGCGGCCGGCGATGCTGCGGCTGGCCGCGACCGAGGCCGACGGCACGATCCTCAACTGGCTGGCCGCCACCGACGTGTCGAAGGCGGTCGGCGCGCTGGGCGATCGCCCGGCCAACTTCGAGATCGCGGCCCGGATCTTCATCTGCCCGACCGACGACGCCGACCATGCCCGCGCCGTCGGCCGCCGCATGATCACGAGCTATCTGACCGTGCCGGCCTATGCGGAGTTCCACCGCTGGCTCGGCAACAGCGACCTGCTCGACCCGGTCTGGACCGCGTGGGCGGCCGGCGACCGCCGCGGCGCGCTCGCCGCCGTGCCGGACGAGCTCGTCGACGCGCTGATCATCCACGGCACGCCCCACCAGTGCAAAGAGCAGATCATGCGGTACGTCGAAGCCGGCGTCACCACCCCGATCATGGCGCCACTGCCCACGCCGGAGCTCACCGCCGGCGGCGCCGAGGCGCTGTTCACCCTGATCGGCGAGTTGGGTGCACCGTCCACCGTGGAGAGAGGCTGA